The segment AAAATAGTCGTAGTTCAGCAGAGCTCCACAGGAGTCCCGGTCCAAGAGAGCGGGCCGCCAGCGGGGTCGAGCGGTccagagcagcagctcctcgaGGAGACGCCGCCACCGTCCAGCGAGGAGTCGCGCCAGCCGGCTCTCTCGGGCCAGTCAGCTGGGGAAGAGCCGGTCCGTCCTCAAACAGAACCACCAgacagtgaagaagaagaagtggagtATGCGAGTGATTCCTCCTCCAAAGAGCGTCCGTCGGACCGGGGCCACACGGCGCGAACTGCGGAGGACTCTGAGCCCGccggaggaagagaggagcagTCGGATGAATGCACTGAAGGGGCGGAAACAGAGATCATTCTGACAGAGGCCAGCGTTAATAGCACAATGGACATTGCTGCTTGCGCAGGTTCTGATGAAGAGCAGAAGAACGTCCAATCAaaccaggaggagcagcagcttccAGATGGGACAGATGTTGTGTGTTAGTCAGGTCAATGGTTGCCCAGCATCGGGGGAAATCAATGTCTCGCTGTTGAGTTTTTTGTGATTGACAGACGGCGTTAATAATGGATGCCGACAGATATATTTACCGCAAGTATTATCCAAACCAATTATTGGGATTTTGCCTAAACAATGTCCAAAACCATTTGCGATTGTTGTACAGAAATGTGCTGCAATAACAGTAATGGAATAGTTCTTCCACAGATTGTTCAGAGATTTAGTCCCATTCAGGCAGAAGAGCTGTACTGAAGTTTGGCAACAAAACCTGGCTCATAGTCCAGATTATCCACGAGGTGTTGTACATTTTGAGGTCAGAACCTTGTGCACATGAGTTCTTCCTCATCATTGTGGTGTTAAACTGTTACCCACCTGAAGCTTTGCATTGTCTAGAGATAGCGGCAGAAAAATGGATgataaaagtagaaaaaaatggCCATTGCTGTGGACTCCAAAGAAACTAGGTCGGTTGCTTCGACCTCTGCTGACACATCCGCCACCGAAGAAACCTTCCAGATGCCATCACACCGTCAGCAAAAGCTCATCCTTCTAATCTTAACTAAGTTGGATAGAAGTAGCAGCTTTTTCACCGtcatctttttctcatttgcatTGTCCTAAATTATACTGAGACTTTCAGTTTTGAACACATATTTACACGTTTAAGTGAAACAATATAAATGCTGCATGAGTGTGTCTAGATGTTGATTAAAGACAATTGCAATTTCTTTAACACACATGTTTATTTCCAGGCTTCTTTTGGCAAATATTTTAAAGACATAAGAATTTGTCAGATGGTGGTTAACAAACTAAATGAAGGAAAAATGTCCAGACATTAGTCTCTAAACTACAAGATCTACATAACCAGCACTATCGTCTTCGTCCTGTTTGTGGTGAAACAAAACTGACCAGCTAGAAACGACATGGAGCCATACATATTCAGGGTTTGCAAAAATGTGAACAAAAACTTATTTCTGAATAATAAAGAGTTTAACTACTGGTTTGTTGGAAAACGTATTTAATATAGAGTCTAAATGAGTCCTCACGAGGAAGCTTCAATTTAAAGATATAATGCAGGTGCCTTAAGCTAAACGCTATCAACACGCCAACATGTTTGCAATGACTGTGCCAAGATACAAATGCATGAATGTGGTTTTCCATATTTTATAATGGAAAAGCGGATTATGATACATCTTTGTTTTGTATGTTAAACAAAGTACAGTATAGATGAAGTATGTACGTATAGATGGACGTATTGATGAGttgttctgtgtgcatttgcaattattgagactgatctgaccccataAAAAAACAGGTATTGACCAAATTGGAATGCAACGTATGTCAGAGGGATTCATCCTTGTTTGTGGTTGATTTTCACCTGTGGTATATTCCATTCCTGTAAAAACTTAACCTCTCCACAGCCGCCTATTATACAGCTTATTGTGCGTATTCCAGGCCTCTGGGGAGGCAATCCCAATAATGCAACACGCCAGCCTCCGGCCCGCGTTTCCATGCAGCAGGCTCCCAGCGTCTCCACCGCGCCCCAAGTCGTCCATCTTTTCATGGACCACCACTGCTCTTCCAATCACGGACAGCGCACTAAACAGCGTCGCCTCAGATTCGATCATTGCAGTGATTTTTCCCTCCTGAGGCTCAAAGTTCCCAAAGTCTCCAGGGTGGTTGGGGTGATGTGCACCGTGTGGATTGTAGTGGCCGCCAGTGGAGTCACACCCCTGGCTCAGGTCTCCGTACTGATGGATGTGCACCGCCCTGGGCTGCGAATCGCCCTCTGTGGGGAAGCCATTGAACCGAAGAAGGACATTGAGTTTCCCCAGAGGATAATCTTGCTTTAACAGCACTCGACCGTACACTTTGGGCAGACCATCAGCCAGGGAAGTGCTGGGTCTCATTTTGCAGGTTGCATACAGAGTGCCATTGTACTGAGAGACCTCTGGTGGAGCCAAAGTCTCACTGTCAGCTGAGACACATTGTTGACAGCCTGCCAGCAGAACCAACAGAGCTGATCCCAACTGGAACGTGGACCTGAAAgacatacaaaaatatatatatatatatatatatatatatatatatatacatatatattctcAATGAATACAGATGTCAAGTATGCAAATGCTGTATTTACTAAGAGTGCATCGCCTGGAAAAACAGGCTTTTTCCCCCCAAGAAACTTAAGAGAACGTCGCTGTTAAACAACTTTCAGAGAGATATTCACTTCAACAGAGCTTTGATTTAGCTCCACTAAATCTGTATGCAAGTCCACTAAGGTATTTGTCGACTAGGATTTTTCTCCTCAAATGTAGTAAcgcaacaaagaaaaaaaggaattattcaaataaagtaGACAAGTATCGGTAATGTGCACGTTTATACACTCACATGAAAGCCTGAGGCGATCAGTTACTCCCTTCCACTGTAAGGGAAAAAGTAAGCTCAACCATATTTCAAtccatttttcctttaaaaaaagcgAGTAAGTTGCGCAATCACATGGACATAACAACAAACTATTTAATATGAACTGTAGCTAAAAGCAAAGCTCGAGGTCGCCTAAAATCCGTTCCTCTCACGCAACTAACACAAATGTCGAAATACATTGGTCCGCAGGAAAAGAGTTAATTAAAGAGAAGAGAACACTTACCCGAGACGCATGTTGAGGACAAACAACGACGATGAGCCGTTTAATGTCGGTAGCCTGACGGGGTAAAGATGCAAACGCGCATAAGGGTCTTACATAAGTGGCGATGGGCGTGGTTTGCAGAGGGTGGAGCAAAGGTGGTCTACAgctgtgttttgttatttaaaacgCATGAGTCGATTTTCTATCGTTTTCTGCAAACCTATGGCTGCACGTGTTTATCGAAACCTTTCTTAAAGGTTGTGCCGGATCAGAAACCTTCCTTCCTTCAGAGTAAACAACTCAAAACAGCTGCTCGATCGTACATGTATGTTGAATTGGTGATGCTGTAACCAAATTGCTGAATGGATTGCCAAAAGGAAAGGGAAGAACACGTGAGATAATATATAGGGCACGTGCGAACTAgtagaaaacaattaaaacagaAATCCTTCCCGGTGACCTTTAGGATTTTGCTGAATGTTTTAAAATTGTACTGCTTTGAGGGATGTTGgccaaaatacaaatatttgtgaTAGCAGGAGCATAAGTAAGGAGCATACTGGAGTGAAGGCAGGGAAGAAGATGCTCTGTCAGCTTCTTTTTGAGGCTGATGAAGAACTTTAACATTGCGGACACCAGAAGGTGGCAGTAGTGCATCGTGAAGGACGCAGCTACCGTTTAAAGcttaaaggagaagaagaagttagCTCCTGAGTAGCTAACTACCATTTTACCCGGTAGAATTGAGTCGGCGTTATTAGATttgagaaataaacaaacaatttgcCAAACATGTCGAAAAGACATCGCCTTGATTTGGGTGAAGACTACTCAACCAAGAAGAGGTCCGAAGGGTACGTGAAGCTCCCCCGTTATCATGTCCACTTCCACCAGTCGGCTAACGGCTAACTATTAGCCAATGCGAGTTGATCTGGCTAGTAGCCACACttgatgaaaggatgaaaaacGGCACAACATAACCACGGTTGTTCTGGCTTTAGTTTTGTTATTTAGCCGCCGCTCGATGGGGCATGGCTGTTCTCCAGATGCATGTTTATGAATGCATCGCGTTCTGTAATAACTTCATGTATGCTAGCTAATGAGGGCTACGCTAGCTATTAGACGCTGCTAGTAGACGTTTCCATCACCATTgaggcacgtgtgtgtgtgtgtgtgtctatatgcTCCTACTTAGCATGTTGCTAACAACCGCAGCCAACAAGCTTACGTTGACTTCACGTTAACTGGTTCTTAACATAGTAATCTACTGTAACAATGGCTCCGTTTAAGACATCCCAATAAATCGGTCATGTGCTATCATATTTGCTAAAACAAACTTTATCGTCCCTCCTTATCCAGAGCAAAACCTAAAGTTAACAGTTATTCTATTAACTGTGGTCAAGTGAGGCCAAGTCACTCATTTACCaatttcactcactcactgtaaCGTTTTACCTACATTATGTTAAGGTTATATGCGTTGCGTTATTGGAAACTGCTTCTAAGATACTTTTGGAATTGTTTTGCTACAACAACATGGTCATCCAAAACAACTAGTTAAGTGACTCATTTCTGTTGTTGATCTCATGTGACATGAAGACTGCATTAATATGTATCCTCTAATGTGGACAGCAGCGTATGCAGCAAATCACAGGGTACCTTCTTGATTTCTGTTGCATTGTAGTTGTTCTTATTATGCCCTGCCCCGATGTGTTCAGGAGAGACCGGGACCGTGACAGAGACCGCGAGGACCGCTCCAGAGATAGGGATCGAGAAAGGGACAGAGACCGGGACAGAGACCCAAAGCCCCCCAATGTCCCGTCAAACAGCACAGTGCTCATGCCCTGCTTGGCGCCCATCAAGCAGTTGGCTATGCAACAGCAGATCAACCCATTTACCAACCTGCCGCACACGCCGCGCTTCTACGAGATTCTGAAGAAAAGGTTACAGCTCCCGGTGTGGGAGTACAAGGAAAGATTCAGCGATATCATCACACGGCATCAGAGCTTTGTCCTTGTTGGAGAAACTGGCTCTGGAAAGACAACACAGGTCTGTCATGCAAAAAGTCCGTGAGTACCTTAACTGCCAGACACTAAGTACCTGCAGTGCttggtgaatgttttttttttttttttttaagaaatttTTATTACAAGCTTAACCAGTAGGATGGCACAGTGTTGCTGAAACATGTGATATCCTTTCAAATTCCTTTGTTTTGAATTCAATGCAACTTTTCAATCCTTAGATCCCACAATGGTGTGTGGACATGGTGAAGGGCTTGCCTGGGCCTAAGCGGGCAGTAGCCTGTACTCAACCCAGGAGAGTGGCGGCTATGAGCGTGGCTCAAAGGGTGGCCGACGAAATGGACGTCATGCTTGGACAGGAAGTTGGTTACTCTATTCGATTTGAGGATTGCAGCTCTGCTAAGACAATACTGAAGTAAGGGATTGAACTATTTTGCATGCACAGAGCAACCGGTCTTAGTTTCTTTTGATCCAGAGCATCTCAATCTAACAACGCATGTCTGTAATTTCTTTAGGTACATGACAGATGGTATGCTGCTACGAGAGGCTATGAATGACCCGTTGCTGGAGCGATATGGTGTGATCATTCTGGACGAGGCCCACGAACGCACTCTGGCCACAGATATACTAATGGGAGTACTCAAGGAGGTGGTGCGTCAAAGAGGCGATCTGAAGGTACTTGTTCACCTTTTTAATAACTCTGGTCCAGCCTTTGAAGCGCTGTTGACAAACCTCCCActgttatacactcaccggccactttattaggtacaccagtccaactgctcgttaacacttaatttctaagcagccaatcacatggcggcaactcagtgcatttaggcatgtagacattgtcaagacaatctcctgcagttcaaaccgagcatcagtatggggaagaaaggtgatttgagtgactttgaacgtggcatgattgttggtgccagaagggctggtctgagtatttcagaaactgctaatctactgggattttcacgcacaaccatctctagggtttacagagaatggtcagaaaaagaaaaaacatccagtgagcggcagttctgtgggcggaaatgccttgttgatgccagaggtcagaggagaatggccagactggttcgagctgatagaaaggcatcagtgactcaaataaccacccgttacaaccaaggtgggcataagagcatctctgaacgcacagtacgtccaactttgaggcagatgggctacagcagcagaagaccacaccgggtgccactcctttcagctaagaacaggaaactgaggctacaatttgcacaagctcatcgaaattggacaatagaagattggaaaaacgttgcctggtctgatgagtctcgatttctgctgcgacattcggatggtagggtcagaatttggcgtctacaacatgaaagcatggatccatcctgccttgtatcaacggttcaggctggtggtggtggtgtcatggtgtgcggaatattttcttggcactctttgggccccttggtaccaattgagaatcgttgcaacgccacagcctacctgagtattgttgctgaccatgtccatccctttatgaccacaatgtacccaacttctgatggctactttcagcaggataatgcgccatgtcataaagctggaatcatctcagactggtttcttgaacatgacaatgagtttgctgtactcaaatggcctccacaatcaccagatctcaatccaatagagcatctttgggatgtggtggaacgggagattcgcatcatggatgtgcagccaacaaatctgcggcaactgtgtg is part of the Pungitius pungitius chromosome 9, fPunPun2.1, whole genome shotgun sequence genome and harbors:
- the LOC119217499 gene encoding extracellular superoxide dismutase [Cu-Zn], whose protein sequence is MRLGSTFQLGSALLVLLAGCQQCVSADSETLAPPEVSQYNGTLYATCKMRPSTSLADGLPKVYGRVLLKQDYPLGKLNVLLRFNGFPTEGDSQPRAVHIHQYGDLSQGCDSTGGHYNPHGAHHPNHPGDFGNFEPQEGKITAMIESEATLFSALSVIGRAVVVHEKMDDLGRGGDAGSLLHGNAGRRLACCIIGIASPEAWNTHNKLYNRRLWRG